Proteins encoded within one genomic window of Halobacteroides halobius DSM 5150:
- a CDS encoding YbaB/EbfC family nucleoid-associated protein, translating into MDMKKMMKQAQQMQSKMSKMQEQLADETVDASVGGGVVTVTVNGKQEVVDIDIEPDAVDPDDAEMLEDLILAATNEAMRKVQDMVDKKMGQLTGGMNIPGMF; encoded by the coding sequence ATGGATATGAAGAAAATGATGAAGCAAGCTCAACAGATGCAAAGTAAGATGAGTAAGATGCAGGAACAATTAGCTGATGAGACAGTAGATGCTTCAGTTGGTGGTGGAGTTGTAACTGTTACAGTTAATGGGAAGCAAGAAGTTGTAGATATTGATATTGAACCTGATGCTGTAGATCCAGATGATGCAGAGATGTTAGAAGACTTAATTTTAGCAGCTACTAATGAAGCAATGAGAAAGGTACAAGATATGGTTGATAAGAAAATGGGGCAGTTAACTGGTGGTATGAATATTCCAGGAATGTTTTAA
- the recR gene encoding recombination mediator RecR — MKYYAQPLSKLIGQLTKLPGIGTKTAQRLAFYILKMDQESANDLADSILDVQKNLIYCSVCHNLTQDDPCPICSDLKRDQTTICVIEKVEDIIAMEKTGEYKGLYHVLHGSISPMDGVGPDDIEIKGLLSRIQSSDEDIEEIILASDPNVEGEATAMYISKLLKPFDVKVTRIAHGLPVGGDLEYADEVTLSKALEGRREI, encoded by the coding sequence ATGAAATATTACGCTCAACCATTATCTAAACTAATTGGTCAACTAACAAAACTACCAGGGATAGGAACTAAAACAGCCCAAAGGTTAGCATTTTATATTTTAAAGATGGATCAAGAATCAGCTAATGATTTAGCTGATTCTATTTTGGATGTGCAAAAAAATTTAATTTACTGTTCTGTTTGTCATAACCTAACTCAAGATGATCCCTGTCCTATTTGTAGTGATCTCAAACGAGACCAAACAACTATTTGTGTGATAGAAAAAGTTGAGGATATTATAGCTATGGAGAAGACAGGAGAGTATAAAGGGTTATATCATGTATTACATGGTTCGATTTCCCCAATGGATGGGGTTGGCCCGGATGATATTGAAATAAAAGGGTTATTATCAAGGATTCAATCTAGTGATGAAGATATAGAGGAGATTATTTTAGCTTCAGACCCTAATGTTGAAGGTGAAGCAACTGCCATGTATATTTCTAAACTCCTTAAGCCTTTTGATGTAAAGGTGACTCGGATAGCTCATGGACTACCAGTTGGAGGAGACTTAGAGTATGCAGATGAAGTTACTTTATCTAAGGCTTTAGAAGGGAGAAGAGAGATCTAA
- the nifJ gene encoding pyruvate:ferredoxin (flavodoxin) oxidoreductase, protein MTKKMKTMDGNQAAAYTSYPFTEVAGIYPITPSSPMAEYVDLWASEGKENLFGMPVNVVEMQSEAGAAGTVHGSLQAGALTTTYTASQGLLLKVPNLYKIAGELLPGVAHVASRSIATQALSIFGDHQDVMAARQTGCAMLASGSVQEVMDLGGVAHLAAIEGSLPFIHYFDGFRTSHEIQKVEVMDYDVYDRLLDREAVQDFRDNALSPEHPVTRGSAQNDDVYFQAREVQNKYYDRLPDIVADYMDEISEETGRDYAPFVYYGAEDATDIIVAMGSVTETIEETVDYLVDQGRKVGLMTVHLYRPFSAKYFFDQLPETVERISVLDRTKESGSEGEPLYLDVKSIFYDKEDAPTIVGGRYGLSSKDTTPAQIISVYDNLAGEAKDDFTIGIEDDVTNLSLSVEEEVNVLSDEVTEALFFGLGSDGTVGANKNTIKIIGDSTDLYAQGYFAYDSKKSGGVTRSHLRFGPDPIRSTYLVSNPDFVACSTDSYLGKYDMLSGLSQGGTFLLNTVSDAEEIIEEMPNSVKKKLAKKDAKFYIIDAITLAEEIGLGHRTNTIIQSAFFKLNEQIMPYDKAQKLMKEYAEKAYGRKGKEIVEMNWEAIDKGAEGLVEIPVDSAWANLEAKETVLEADKDCESCPDFVKNIAKPINAIEGYDLPVSVFEDYADGTMINGTAAYEKRGIANSVPEWKEDNCIQCNQCSFVCPHAAIRPFLMDEEERANAPEGLETIDPLGKGPEGLKYRLQVSPLDCTGCGNCADVCPAPEKALEMVSFKESMDAGEAENTEYMYNEVTYKDDISSSTNVKASQFAKPLFEFSGACAGCGETPYVKLASQLFGDRMTIANATGCSSIYGGSYPATPFTKDDDGRGPAWANSLFEDNAEFGFGMRVASETIRDRMENIMVNTMDEVESELKDLFNQWIDNRNSGAKTKQLKAKLVSALEDSSCEKAKELLNLKDYIVKQSNWMIGGDGWAYDIGYGGVDHVLASGEDVNILVVDTQVYSNTGGQSSKAAPSGSIAKFTAAGKSGKKKDLAAMAMTYGDVYVAQVSHGASQSQVLKAMIEAEAHDGPSLIIAYSPCINHRVKGGLSKAQRQAKLATECGYWPTFRFDPSLAEEGENPFQIDCSEPKWDQYYDFLMSERRYSQLEKINPEEADELLQANKEQAQERWRMYQRYAAMDYSLDSDVDSDTTKAEDEVAATKE, encoded by the coding sequence ATGACAAAAAAAATGAAAACTATGGATGGAAACCAAGCTGCTGCATATACGTCTTATCCGTTTACTGAAGTAGCTGGTATTTATCCTATCACACCATCATCTCCGATGGCAGAGTATGTTGATTTATGGGCTTCAGAAGGTAAAGAAAATTTATTTGGAATGCCTGTTAATGTTGTAGAAATGCAATCAGAAGCAGGAGCTGCCGGTACAGTGCATGGTTCTCTACAAGCTGGTGCATTGACTACTACTTATACTGCTTCTCAAGGTTTATTATTAAAGGTTCCTAACTTATATAAGATCGCTGGAGAACTATTACCAGGGGTTGCACATGTGGCTTCTAGATCAATAGCTACACAAGCATTATCAATCTTTGGTGATCACCAAGATGTAATGGCTGCTCGTCAGACTGGTTGTGCTATGTTAGCAAGTGGATCAGTACAAGAAGTTATGGATTTAGGTGGAGTTGCTCACTTAGCTGCAATTGAAGGAAGCTTACCTTTTATCCATTACTTTGATGGATTCCGTACTTCTCATGAAATTCAAAAAGTTGAAGTTATGGATTACGATGTATATGATCGTTTACTAGATAGAGAAGCTGTACAAGACTTTAGAGATAATGCTTTAAGTCCTGAACATCCAGTAACTCGTGGTTCAGCTCAAAATGATGATGTATACTTCCAAGCACGAGAAGTTCAAAATAAATATTATGATAGATTACCTGATATTGTTGCAGATTATATGGATGAAATCTCTGAAGAGACTGGTCGTGACTATGCTCCATTTGTATATTATGGTGCAGAAGATGCAACTGATATTATTGTTGCAATGGGGTCAGTAACTGAAACTATTGAAGAAACAGTTGATTACTTAGTAGATCAAGGACGTAAAGTAGGTTTAATGACTGTTCACTTGTATCGTCCATTTAGTGCTAAGTACTTCTTTGATCAGTTACCAGAGACTGTTGAAAGAATCTCTGTATTAGATAGAACAAAAGAATCCGGTTCTGAAGGAGAACCACTATACTTAGATGTTAAATCAATCTTTTATGATAAAGAGGATGCTCCAACAATTGTTGGTGGACGTTATGGATTATCTTCTAAAGATACTACTCCAGCGCAAATTATTTCTGTTTATGATAACTTGGCAGGAGAGGCCAAAGATGACTTTACAATTGGTATTGAAGATGATGTAACTAACTTATCTTTATCAGTTGAAGAAGAGGTTAATGTATTATCTGATGAGGTTACAGAAGCATTATTCTTTGGTTTAGGTTCAGATGGTACTGTAGGTGCTAATAAGAATACAATCAAGATTATTGGTGATAGTACTGACTTATATGCGCAAGGTTATTTTGCTTATGACTCTAAAAAGTCAGGTGGAGTAACTCGTTCTCACTTAAGATTTGGCCCAGACCCAATTCGTTCTACTTACTTAGTGTCTAATCCAGACTTTGTAGCTTGCTCTACTGATTCATACTTAGGTAAATATGACATGTTAAGTGGGCTAAGTCAAGGAGGAACATTCTTATTAAATACAGTTTCTGATGCTGAAGAGATTATAGAAGAGATGCCTAATAGTGTTAAAAAGAAATTAGCTAAAAAAGATGCTAAGTTCTATATCATTGATGCTATTACTTTGGCTGAAGAAATTGGATTAGGACATCGGACAAATACTATTATACAATCTGCATTCTTTAAGTTAAATGAGCAGATCATGCCTTATGACAAGGCTCAAAAACTAATGAAGGAATATGCTGAAAAAGCCTATGGACGTAAAGGTAAAGAGATTGTAGAAATGAACTGGGAAGCTATTGACAAAGGTGCTGAAGGTTTAGTAGAGATTCCAGTTGATTCAGCTTGGGCCAATTTAGAAGCAAAAGAAACTGTTTTAGAAGCAGATAAGGACTGTGAGAGCTGTCCAGACTTTGTTAAGAATATTGCTAAACCAATTAATGCAATTGAAGGATATGACTTACCAGTTTCTGTATTTGAAGATTATGCAGATGGTACAATGATCAATGGTACTGCTGCTTATGAAAAACGTGGTATTGCTAACTCTGTTCCAGAGTGGAAAGAAGATAACTGTATTCAATGTAACCAATGTTCTTTTGTCTGTCCTCATGCAGCAATTAGACCATTTTTAATGGATGAAGAAGAAAGAGCTAATGCTCCTGAAGGACTTGAAACTATTGACCCACTTGGTAAAGGACCAGAAGGATTAAAGTATCGATTACAAGTTTCACCTCTAGACTGTACTGGATGTGGAAATTGTGCTGATGTATGTCCTGCACCAGAAAAAGCATTAGAGATGGTTTCATTTAAAGAATCTATGGATGCTGGTGAAGCAGAGAATACTGAATATATGTATAATGAAGTAACATATAAAGATGATATATCATCATCAACTAATGTTAAAGCTTCACAGTTTGCTAAGCCATTATTTGAATTCTCTGGAGCTTGTGCTGGTTGTGGAGAGACTCCATATGTTAAATTAGCATCTCAATTATTTGGAGATAGAATGACAATTGCTAATGCAACTGGATGTTCTTCTATCTATGGTGGTTCTTATCCAGCAACTCCATTTACTAAAGATGATGATGGTAGAGGTCCAGCTTGGGCTAATTCATTATTTGAAGATAATGCTGAATTTGGCTTTGGTATGAGAGTTGCTTCTGAAACTATTCGTGATAGAATGGAAAATATTATGGTTAATACAATGGATGAAGTAGAGTCTGAATTAAAAGACTTATTTAATCAATGGATTGACAACCGTAATAGCGGAGCTAAGACTAAGCAATTAAAAGCTAAGTTAGTCTCTGCATTAGAAGATAGTTCTTGTGAAAAAGCTAAAGAGTTATTAAATCTAAAAGATTATATTGTAAAACAGTCTAACTGGATGATCGGTGGAGACGGTTGGGCTTATGATATCGGTTATGGTGGAGTAGATCATGTACTTGCTAGTGGTGAAGATGTTAATATTTTAGTAGTAGATACACAAGTTTATTCTAATACAGGGGGACAATCTTCTAAGGCTGCTCCGTCTGGTTCTATTGCTAAATTTACTGCTGCAGGTAAGTCAGGTAAGAAGAAGGATCTAGCTGCTATGGCTATGACTTATGGTGATGTCTATGTAGCTCAAGTTTCTCATGGTGCGAGCCAATCTCAAGTATTAAAAGCTATGATAGAAGCTGAAGCTCATGATGGTCCATCACTTATAATTGCTTATTCACCATGTATTAACCACAGAGTAAAAGGTGGATTAAGTAAGGCTCAAAGACAAGCTAAGTTGGCTACAGAATGTGGATACTGGCCAACATTTAGATTTGATCCTTCCTTAGCTGAAGAAGGTGAGAATCCATTCCAAATCGATTGTAGCGAGCCTAAATGGGATCAGTATTATGACTTCTTAATGAGTGAGAGACGTTACTCTCAATTAGAAAAGATTAATCCAGAAGAAGCTGATGAATTACTTCAGGCTAATAAAGAGCAAGCCCAAGAGCGATGGAGAATGTATCAGCGTTATGCTGCAATGGATTATTCTTTAGATTCTGATGTAGATTCTGATACAACAAAAGCTGAAGATGAAGTAGCAGCTACAAAAGAATAA
- a CDS encoding DUF2508 family protein, translated as MAFEIIARVLNDSSLSTRVDEKLEEEIIEAQEEFNKARKYFDSVSDPDLIDHAIYRLKAAESKYTYLLKKKKDV; from the coding sequence ATGGCTTTTGAAATCATAGCTAGAGTATTGAATGATTCTAGTTTGTCCACGAGGGTAGATGAGAAATTAGAAGAAGAGATAATAGAAGCACAAGAAGAGTTTAATAAGGCTCGAAAATATTTCGATTCTGTATCTGACCCAGATTTGATTGACCATGCTATTTATCGACTGAAAGCAGCAGAGAGTAAGTATACATATTTGTTAAAGAAGAAAAAAGATGTATAG
- a CDS encoding 2-oxoacid:acceptor oxidoreductase family protein: MASLTEIRWHGRGGQGAKTASILLGKVAAKTGKHIQAFPEYGPERMGAPVLAYNRISEDDITVHCQVTDPGIVTVLDPTLLNVVDVTDGVPEDGTLVVNSEEDVATIKEQLEFDGDIWVLDAYGVANKEIGRPFPNTPMLGALMQATDLLPFENFVKQIKVELEKKFAHKPEMIDKNVAAIKRAYKEVAK; this comes from the coding sequence ATGGCAAGCTTAACTGAAATTCGTTGGCATGGTAGAGGTGGACAAGGAGCTAAGACTGCTTCTATTTTATTAGGTAAAGTTGCTGCTAAGACTGGTAAGCATATTCAGGCCTTTCCTGAGTATGGCCCAGAGAGAATGGGGGCTCCAGTATTAGCCTATAATCGAATTAGTGAAGATGATATTACAGTTCACTGTCAGGTAACAGATCCTGGCATTGTTACTGTATTAGATCCAACGTTATTAAATGTTGTAGATGTTACAGATGGTGTTCCGGAGGATGGAACACTAGTAGTTAATTCTGAAGAGGATGTAGCAACAATTAAGGAACAATTAGAATTTGATGGGGATATTTGGGTGCTGGATGCGTATGGCGTTGCTAATAAGGAAATTGGACGTCCATTTCCCAATACTCCAATGTTAGGTGCTTTAATGCAAGCTACTGATTTATTACCATTCGAAAATTTTGTTAAACAAATTAAGGTTGAATTAGAGAAGAAGTTTGCCCATAAGCCTGAAATGATTGATAAGAATGTTGCTGCAATTAAACGGGCTTATAAGGAGGTGGCCAAGTAA
- the porD gene encoding pyruvate synthase subunit PorD: MVKSGDGYKDIPKGGLILDAGNANSYKTGGWRTKRPLLDNEKCINCHLCWIFCPDSAVVSENEEVTGFDYDHCKGCGICAYECPVNAIEMDDE, encoded by the coding sequence ATGGTTAAATCAGGAGACGGATATAAAGATATTCCCAAAGGTGGTTTAATCTTAGATGCTGGTAATGCTAATAGTTATAAGACAGGTGGTTGGAGAACCAAACGACCATTATTAGATAATGAAAAGTGTATTAATTGTCATTTGTGTTGGATTTTTTGCCCAGATTCTGCTGTTGTTTCTGAGAATGAGGAAGTGACAGGATTTGATTATGACCATTGTAAAGGTTGCGGAATTTGTGCTTATGAATGTCCAGTAAATGCAATAGAAATGGATGATGAGTAA
- a CDS encoding transketolase C-terminal domain-containing protein produces the protein MSNKVALTGNEIVAQAMRQINPDAVCAYPITPQTAIVQMFSQFVADGEVDTEFVTVESEHSAMSATVGASAAGARAMTATAANGLALMWEIVYIAASTRLPIVMPVVNRALSGPINIHCDHSDAMGARDSGWIQFYAENAQEAYDNTIQAIRVSETEDVMLPAMVNMDGFIISHAVEDTEILADDDVQDFIGDYNPEHTLLDSDNPITVGPLDLQDFYFEHKMQQVDAVANVKEAVLDVAKDYAELTGREYGLFEEYKLEDAEIAVVALGSTAGTAKAAVNNLREQGVKAGLLKIRLYRPFPAEEIAEVLEGLKAVAVMDRAETFSTTGGPVFADIRSALYDAKADVEAVNYVYGLGGRDIKVGEIETVYKKLQEIVKTGQVESRINHLGVRE, from the coding sequence ATGTCTAACAAAGTTGCCTTAACTGGTAATGAGATTGTGGCTCAAGCTATGCGTCAGATTAACCCAGATGCTGTTTGTGCTTATCCAATTACCCCCCAGACTGCAATTGTACAGATGTTCTCGCAATTTGTAGCTGATGGGGAAGTAGATACTGAATTTGTTACAGTAGAAAGTGAACATAGTGCCATGAGTGCAACAGTAGGAGCTTCAGCAGCGGGTGCTCGTGCAATGACTGCTACTGCTGCTAATGGATTAGCTTTAATGTGGGAGATTGTTTATATTGCTGCTAGTACTAGATTACCAATTGTAATGCCTGTTGTAAATCGTGCTTTAAGTGGGCCAATTAATATTCATTGTGATCATAGTGATGCAATGGGAGCTCGTGATTCGGGATGGATTCAGTTCTATGCTGAAAATGCTCAAGAAGCTTATGATAATACTATTCAGGCGATTAGAGTTTCTGAGACTGAGGATGTTATGTTGCCTGCTATGGTCAATATGGATGGATTTATTATCAGTCATGCTGTAGAGGATACAGAAATATTAGCTGATGATGATGTACAGGACTTTATAGGAGATTATAATCCTGAACATACTCTCTTAGATTCTGATAATCCAATTACTGTAGGTCCTCTAGATTTACAAGACTTCTACTTTGAACATAAGATGCAACAAGTTGATGCAGTTGCTAACGTTAAAGAGGCTGTATTGGATGTTGCTAAGGATTATGCAGAATTAACTGGTAGAGAGTATGGATTATTTGAAGAATATAAACTAGAGGATGCTGAAATTGCAGTTGTTGCTTTAGGTTCTACAGCTGGAACTGCTAAAGCTGCAGTAAATAATTTAAGAGAGCAAGGTGTTAAAGCAGGTTTGTTAAAGATTAGATTATATAGACCATTCCCTGCAGAAGAAATTGCTGAGGTTTTAGAAGGTCTTAAAGCAGTAGCTGTAATGGATAGGGCAGAGACATTCTCTACAACTGGTGGCCCAGTATTTGCTGATATTAGATCTGCTTTATATGATGCCAAAGCTGATGTTGAAGCAGTTAACTATGTTTATGGTTTAGGTGGACGAGATATTAAAGTTGGAGAGATTGAAACTGTATATAAAAAATTACAAGAAATTGTTAAGACAGGTCAAGTAGAAAGCAGAATTAACCATCTTGGTGTACGAGAATAG
- a CDS encoding thiamine pyrophosphate-dependent enzyme, whose translation MDLKEIASKGNRFSGGHRLCSGCVAGPVTRMIMNASDNPAVVGCATGCLEVSSTIYPYTAWEDSFIHNAFENVAATISGVEAAYRSFKTQGKINQDYDFIAFGGDGGTYDIGFQSLSGAMERGHDMVYVCYDNGAYMNTGIQRSSATPKGANTTTSPAGEVIPGKQQYRKELTDIMAAHGIPYVAQTSPWRPQDLIKKAKKAFEVNGPAFLNILATCPRGWRSRAEQGIELTKIASETCFWPLFEVENGEWNLNYQPSEKKDIREWLKPQGRFKHLFEEGNEALVEDIQEHVDQRWESILERCGEK comes from the coding sequence ATGGATTTAAAAGAAATTGCAAGTAAAGGTAATAGATTTAGTGGTGGACATAGATTATGTTCTGGATGTGTTGCTGGACCAGTTACAAGAATGATTATGAATGCTAGTGATAATCCAGCAGTTGTAGGGTGTGCAACAGGTTGTTTAGAGGTTTCTAGTACTATTTATCCATATACTGCTTGGGAGGATTCTTTTATCCACAATGCTTTTGAAAATGTAGCTGCTACAATAAGTGGTGTTGAAGCTGCTTATCGTTCTTTTAAGACCCAAGGTAAGATAAATCAGGACTATGACTTTATTGCTTTTGGTGGAGATGGGGGAACATATGATATTGGATTCCAGTCTTTATCTGGAGCTATGGAACGTGGGCATGATATGGTCTATGTTTGTTATGATAATGGTGCTTATATGAATACTGGAATTCAGCGTTCTAGTGCTACTCCTAAAGGAGCTAATACTACTACGTCTCCGGCAGGTGAAGTGATTCCAGGTAAGCAGCAGTATCGTAAAGAATTAACAGATATTATGGCTGCTCATGGAATTCCATATGTTGCTCAAACATCACCATGGCGACCTCAAGATTTAATTAAAAAAGCCAAGAAAGCTTTTGAGGTTAATGGTCCTGCTTTTCTTAATATATTAGCTACTTGTCCACGTGGTTGGAGAAGTAGAGCCGAACAGGGAATTGAGTTAACTAAAATTGCTTCCGAAACTTGTTTTTGGCCTTTATTTGAGGTTGAGAATGGTGAATGGAATTTAAATTATCAACCAAGTGAAAAAAAAGATATTAGAGAATGGTTAAAGCCTCAAGGGCGATTTAAACATTTATTTGAAGAAGGAAATGAAGCTTTAGTTGAAGATATTCAAGAGCATGTTGATCAGCGTTGGGAATCTATTCTTGAACGTTGTGGTGAAAAGTAA
- a CDS encoding YibE/F family protein: MKKINLKTTIIILSLIIISILFINNLRINKADNLSKAIVLKTNNSNVISSGVTNIGHQILTVKVLEGGHTDSKLKASNHFTGTAEIDNYYQEGDEILISIKEKQGKVTAVKAVDLYRQHWELLLFGLFVLILILYAGYTGLRALFSFVASVYIIWNILIPGLLAGQNPLLLSSFVLVLLTGIIIFSIAGFTRKGLAALAGTLSGLFITIVITIVFGNNMGLRGMTAPFSQTLLFSGHIDLNMKHIFYASIIIGASGAAMDIAMDIAASMEEIKLKKPDIEMKELIQSGFNVGRAVIGTMTTTLLLAYSGGYLTLLMLFVSKNTSLRRIINFKMVSAEILRTLTGSIGLVLVAPITALFAGWIYCSDFFIITWLKDLKSHLKFLRP; encoded by the coding sequence ATGAAAAAAATTAACTTAAAAACAACCATTATAATCTTAAGTCTTATAATAATCTCGATCTTATTTATTAATAATCTTAGAATTAATAAAGCAGATAATCTTTCTAAAGCTATCGTATTAAAAACAAATAACAGTAACGTAATAAGTTCTGGCGTAACTAATATAGGTCATCAAATATTAACTGTTAAAGTATTAGAAGGAGGGCATACCGATAGTAAACTAAAAGCTTCTAATCACTTTACTGGTACAGCAGAAATAGATAATTATTATCAAGAAGGAGATGAAATATTAATTTCAATTAAAGAGAAACAAGGAAAAGTTACTGCAGTTAAAGCTGTGGATTTATATCGACAGCATTGGGAATTATTACTCTTTGGCCTTTTCGTATTAATTCTAATACTTTATGCTGGATACACAGGTTTAAGAGCTTTATTTTCCTTTGTAGCAAGCGTATATATTATTTGGAATATTTTAATTCCTGGCTTACTAGCTGGCCAAAACCCTTTGCTTTTATCCTCTTTTGTATTAGTTTTACTAACAGGTATTATTATTTTTTCAATAGCTGGATTTACTAGAAAAGGATTAGCAGCTCTAGCTGGAACATTATCAGGACTTTTTATAACAATTGTTATTACAATAGTTTTTGGTAATAACATGGGACTACGTGGAATGACAGCCCCTTTCTCTCAAACTTTATTATTTAGTGGACATATAGACCTTAATATGAAGCATATTTTCTATGCTTCTATAATTATTGGTGCTTCAGGAGCTGCTATGGATATTGCAATGGATATTGCTGCTTCCATGGAAGAAATTAAACTTAAAAAACCAGATATTGAAATGAAAGAACTAATCCAATCTGGTTTTAATGTTGGAAGAGCTGTAATTGGAACTATGACTACAACTTTACTTTTAGCTTATTCTGGCGGATACTTAACTTTACTAATGTTGTTTGTGAGTAAAAATACAAGTTTAAGAAGAATAATTAATTTTAAGATGGTCTCTGCTGAAATACTAAGAACTTTAACAGGTAGTATTGGACTTGTATTAGTAGCTCCTATTACTGCTCTATTTGCTGGCTGGATTTACTGCTCTGATTTTTTCATAATTACTTGGTTGAAAGATTTAAAAAGTCATTTGAAATTTCTGCGCCCTTAA
- a CDS encoding alkaline phosphatase — protein MFKQRKVLSSILVVAMVALLITSLTSTPTNAWWIFGEDSQEESQVKTKQTNKQPKYVFLFIGDGMAASQRQLASYFLKAKTGNQDAQLTMNKLPVGGMNTTYASNTLVTDSAAAGTALATGYKTNKGMIGQLPNGTSVRTIIEAAEAKGMGTGVISTMRLTHATPASFLAHNESRYNPNQIAEDIAQSNVDFLAGGGYRHFIPKTAKKSERKDNKNLVKVFKDKDYKTFVGDPQGFRAYKPKKGDKVFAPLTASHLPYELDRNPNTTPSLAEITQKGINTLVKHDNGFVMMVEGGRIDYAGHANSPATVANDVLAFDKAVQKAYRFYKKHPKETLIVVTGDHETGGLGLGFKNNYFLNIDKLLPIKSSLDQLNYTGDRKAFFTSLKKDYGLTNLTAKEKAKIEKAMNLADAGKKLVNYMPGWMSPVNAMVAKIVSARAGLFWTTYAHTGTAVPLTAAGVGANNFSGYKDNTQVAKEMANLLDLKLTNLK, from the coding sequence ATGTTCAAACAAAGAAAAGTTTTAAGTAGTATCTTAGTAGTAGCAATGGTAGCTTTATTGATAACAAGTCTTACTTCTACTCCGACTAATGCATGGTGGATATTTGGGGAGGACTCTCAAGAAGAATCACAAGTAAAAACCAAGCAAACTAATAAACAACCTAAATATGTATTCTTATTTATTGGTGATGGTATGGCTGCTTCCCAAAGGCAATTAGCAAGTTACTTCTTAAAAGCTAAGACAGGTAATCAAGACGCACAGCTAACAATGAATAAATTACCAGTGGGTGGAATGAATACTACTTATGCATCTAATACATTGGTAACAGATTCAGCTGCAGCTGGAACTGCTCTAGCTACTGGCTATAAGACAAATAAAGGGATGATTGGACAATTACCAAATGGTACTTCTGTTCGAACAATTATAGAAGCAGCAGAAGCTAAAGGAATGGGCACTGGAGTAATCTCTACTATGAGATTAACTCACGCTACTCCGGCCTCTTTCTTAGCCCATAATGAAAGTAGATATAACCCAAATCAAATTGCTGAAGATATTGCTCAAAGTAATGTTGACTTTTTAGCTGGTGGTGGATACCGACACTTTATTCCTAAAACGGCTAAAAAATCTGAAAGAAAAGATAATAAAAACTTAGTTAAGGTATTTAAAGATAAAGACTATAAGACTTTTGTTGGTGATCCACAAGGTTTTAGAGCTTATAAACCTAAAAAAGGAGATAAAGTCTTTGCTCCTTTAACTGCTAGTCACTTACCATATGAACTAGACAGAAATCCAAATACTACTCCAAGCTTAGCAGAAATCACTCAAAAAGGAATTAACACTTTAGTTAAACATGATAATGGTTTTGTTATGATGGTTGAAGGAGGAAGAATTGACTACGCTGGTCATGCTAACAGTCCTGCTACAGTAGCTAATGATGTATTAGCTTTTGATAAAGCTGTTCAAAAAGCTTATAGGTTTTATAAAAAACATCCTAAAGAAACTTTAATTGTAGTTACTGGTGATCATGAAACTGGTGGTTTAGGATTAGGATTTAAAAACAATTATTTCTTGAATATAGATAAATTACTTCCAATTAAATCTTCCCTAGATCAACTTAATTATACTGGAGATAGAAAAGCATTCTTCACTTCTCTTAAAAAAGATTATGGATTGACTAATTTAACTGCGAAGGAAAAAGCTAAAATTGAAAAAGCAATGAATTTAGCAGATGCAGGCAAAAAATTAGTAAATTATATGCCAGGTTGGATGAGTCCAGTTAATGCTATGGTAGCTAAAATTGTCTCTGCACGAGCTGGATTATTCTGGACTACTTATGCCCATACAGGAACTGCAGTTCCATTAACAGCTGCAGGAGTTGGTGCTAATAACTTTAGTGGATACAAAGATAATACTCAAGTTGCTAAAGAAATGGCTAATTTATTAGATCTCAAATTAACAAATTTAAAATAA